The region AGGATCGCCATCAACATGCCAAATGGCATCATCACTAACATACTGCAGCGCCACTTCTATATTCTTTTCAGCAAAAGCTGTCAAATACGCATTAACTGTAGCAATCGAAGACAGCGGGGAAATAGATAAAAGAGTATCCATATAATAACTTCTCTGTAACTAACTATAGATATCCAGTGTAAAAGCTCTCAACCCTAGTTAAAATGGATAATATTAGAAATTAGCTATCCATAAATGGAATGGTCATGAATATTGAAAATATTTATTTTTTCACTGCCGTTATACGACATGGCAGCCTAAGCAAAGCTGCATCTAAATTGGGGGTTAGCCCACAAACAGTCAGTCGAAAAGTGGCTAGTTTAGAGCATGAAATTGGTACCACTCTTTTCATTAAGCACCCTACTGGCTATCAACCTACTACTGATGGATTATCATTTTACAAAGAAGCTCAGAATGTAGAGAAAACCCTCGCGTCTTTTAAAGCTAACGTTAGAAAACAGCAGAACGAATTTGAAGGATCAGTGCGAGTAGCACTTCCAGAAATGTTAGCACTACGCATCGTTATACCTCAACTACAGCCCTTTATTCAGCGCTACCCAAAATTAGAACTACAAGTCGTGACGGGAATATATAATGTCGGTATTGCCAGAGGAGATGCTGATATTGCTTTACGTTTAAAGCGGCCAGAGCAAGGAGCCCTAACGGTGCGTAAAGTGGGAAGTATATCGTCAGGAATGTTTACATCGAAAGATCAAAATACAAACCTCGATAACGTCCCACTAATAGGCTGGGACTGCCACATAGATTTACCTGCAGCCAAATTGCTCACAAAAATCACTAACCGCCCCCCCAATTTGCGCTTTAATACTCTTGCCACTCAAGAAGCTGCTATTCGCAGTGGATTAGGTGCTGGAATATTGCCACATTTTTTATCTGACGATTTAACTCAAATAGAAATTCCCGCCATCAAACCAGAGTCCCTATGGTTAATCAGCCACGCCAACGAGACGTCTACGCCAAGAATTAGAGCAGTTTATGATGAAATCGCTAATATCATCAGCGCCAATCAAATGCACTTAATGCCTAAACAACACTAAAGAACCGATCAGTTTTTTTCTTGCGGCCAAAAAACTGGCACTTAAACCAGTCGAGCTGTTGTTGAAGTGTGAGGACCTTTTCCGACAGCTCAATAACATGAGTATTTAATTGCTCAGTATCGGGTAGTTGATTTTATCACCCTCGCCCTCAACGTGATAAAACAGCCCTAACTCTAAACGTTTGCTCCATAAACAGTAGCACCCATTACTGAAATACAAGACTTTCATCATCGTCTGCCAACTTCCCGTTCACGGGATAGGGCTCGAGTTGATGTTTAGCTAACACGATTAAACCATCGAATTATGATAACGACAGGAAATGATGCTTTTTCTGGAAAAAAATATATACTCTATACATTAAAATGATCAAATAGCTCAATTGCATATCGTGTTAAATTTCGATACAATTTATGCGATTAACACATTTTAAGCACACCATGGGGTTTAAATGAGCAATGATAAAACAACATTAGTGGCCACAACTCAAGATGTTTTCTTATCTGAAAAAGAAAATGAGTTAATTGGACGTTTACACTCGATCAATATTTCGGAACTATTACATGAAAAATCCGAGCCAAAACAAACACTAAGCTGTTTGAATGCTATTAACGCATTTAATTCTGCTTTTACAAATACGATAACCATATAACAAGTAACCAACAAATAGCTTTGATTTGCTTACAGTTTTATCTAAAATAACGCCTCAAGTGTGAATTTTTAGGAATTGTAAGTCATATGACAAAAAAATGGGTCTTTAACGCG is a window of Shewanella sp. VB17 DNA encoding:
- a CDS encoding LysR family transcriptional regulator, with amino-acid sequence MNIENIYFFTAVIRHGSLSKAASKLGVSPQTVSRKVASLEHEIGTTLFIKHPTGYQPTTDGLSFYKEAQNVEKTLASFKANVRKQQNEFEGSVRVALPEMLALRIVIPQLQPFIQRYPKLELQVVTGIYNVGIARGDADIALRLKRPEQGALTVRKVGSISSGMFTSKDQNTNLDNVPLIGWDCHIDLPAAKLLTKITNRPPNLRFNTLATQEAAIRSGLGAGILPHFLSDDLTQIEIPAIKPESLWLISHANETSTPRIRAVYDEIANIISANQMHLMPKQH